The following proteins are co-located in the Chaetodon trifascialis isolate fChaTrf1 chromosome 14, fChaTrf1.hap1, whole genome shotgun sequence genome:
- the myt1lb gene encoding myelin transcription factor 1-like protein isoform X1: MEVDADDKRHRTRSKVPVDPALTKLFSVYGCPLAKKRKSLNRQILETSPKRSTYLDDMDNSTMEECYETDGTEEMDDREEEEEDGAVEEEEEEGEVEEEEEEMEGYMDYNIDQVEHEEGEVERGDGEGEEEEEEDEVEVEQEEAEEGDEERVEEAEEEGEAIAEVDYEEGEEEEAEQSQGQEDDQMSSREGAEGDGGGGGSNTTTGPVMEKDDNNNDEYENYDELVAKSLLNLGKIAEDAANQAMTESEMNSNSSNSAEEEDEEEEDDDDDDDDDDDDDDDDDDDDEEEEEDEDEEEEEEGEGDETQRGDLSLDVDSDVVRETVDSLKLLAQGHGAVLAHNLEEQEFEDGTAENGNENDCAHHGGNSHNVGNGQVKISSNGQIENSDEEVCLSSLECLRNQCFDLARKLSETKSADRNGTTQQNHFSCVDSNQQPQHHTYGDFHHSQDQSRTLDRNYSDMDNLMKLEEQLSPRSKAFSSCTQGERYHSNHRDFDEDTASVTSDRSEEVFDMTKGNLSLLEKAIALESERAKAMRDKMAAEAARRDGVRYNHEDHGPRHGYSVERKARLPDGVKKPFYHKDGSRADKKESRCPTPGCDGTGHVTGLYPHHRSLSGCPHKDRVPPEIVAMYENVLKCPTPGCTGRGHVNSNRNSHRSLSGCPIAAAEKLAKAQEKHQSCDGSKSNQASDRVLRPMCFVKQLDYPQYGYKNNISTSTPRSNLAKELEKYSKTSFDYSAFDSSNNHQVYGKRAIAPKVHGQRDTSPKGYDAKRYCKNSSSASSTTSTYAPSSSSSSLSCGGGGGGAGGGRGGGGSSASSTCSKSSFDYSHDMEAAHMAATAILNLSTRCREMPHGMGGKPQDLCSQSPGLDVDENGTLDLSMSKRLCSGGSGGGDSVLTPLEPMSPQRQAALLGSRCYGMGDTADCWDLPVDYTKIKHIDEDEKEPDDLDPFHDLLEDSSYTTDVNMPSPKAKYVQCKESKKDLITCPTPGCDGSGHLTSNFASHRSLSGCPLADKSIRSMLANNAQELKCPTPGCDGSGHITGNYASHRSLSGCPRARKSGIKIIHSKENKEDQEPIRCPVPGCDGQGHVTGKYASHRSASGCPIAAKRQKDGYLNGIQFTWKSGKTEGMSCPTPGCDGSGHVSGSFLTHRSLSGCPRATSAMRKARLSGVEMLTIKQQRASNGLEHEEDIKQLDEEIKDLSESNSQVEADMIKLRTQITTMESNLKSIEEENKVIEQQNEYLLHELANLSQSLINSLAYAQLPHMKPLAHKEPPLRNNSCLQLHQQEPISEQNFGTYVTTLTDIYTNQDQYQSPENKALLENIKQAVQGIQV; this comes from the exons tgtgtacGGCTGCCCTCTTGCCAAGAAGAGAAAGAGTCTAAACAGACAAATCCTGGAAACCTCCCCTAAGAGAAGCACCTACCTAGATGACATGGACAACTCCACCATGGAGGAATGCTATGAGACAGATGGAACTGAGGAGAtggatgacagagaggaagaagaggaggatggagcagtagaggaagaggaggaagagggagaagtggaggaggaagaagaggagatggaaGGCTACATGGACTACAACATAGATCAAGTGGAGCATGAAGAAGGGGAGGTagagagaggggatggagagggtgaagaagaggaggaagaagatgaggtggaggtggagcaaGAAGAGGCggaagagggagatgaagagagggtggaggaggcagaggaagagggggaagcAATAGCAGAGGTGGACtatgaagagggagaggaagaggaagcagaacaGAGTCAAGGGCAAG AGGACGATCAGATGAGCAGCCGTGAGGGGGCTGAGGGcgatggtggaggtggtggcagCAATACCACAACTGGCCCTGTGATGGAGAAGGATGACAACAATAACGATGAGTATGAGAACTACGATGAACTTGTGGCCAAGTCCCTCCTGAACCTGGGTAAAATCGCAGAGGACGCTGCCAACCAAGCCATGACGGAATCTGAGATGAACAGTAACTCTTCCAACAgtgctgaggaggaagatgaggaggaggaggacgatgacgatgacgatgacgatgacgatgacgatgacgatgacgatgacgatgacgatgaagaggaggaagaagatgaagatgaggaggaggaagaagagggggaaGGGGATGAAACACAGAGGGGTGATCTGAGTTTGGACGTTGACAGTGATGTGGTTCGGGAGACGGTGGACTCCCTTAAACTGCTGGCACAAGGTCACGGTGCAGTATTGGCTCACAATTTAGAAGAACAGGAGTTTGAGGATGGTACAGCTGAAAATGGGAATGAGAATGACTGTGCTCAccatgggggaaattcacataATGTTGGTAATGGACAAGTTAAAATCTCCAGTAATGGACAAATAGAAAACAGCGATGAGGAAGTGTGTCTAAGCAGTCTGGAGTGTCTACGGAACCAGTGCTTCGACCTTGCTCGGAAACTAAGTGAAACAAAATCTGCTGACCGAAATGGAACAACCCAGCAAAATCATTTTTCATGCGTGGATTCCAATCAACAGCCCCAGCATCACACTTATGGGGATTTCCACCACAGCCAAGATCAAAGCCGAACGCTTGATCGGAACTATTCTGACATGGACAATCTCATGAAGCTAGAGGAACAGCTGAGCCCACGTTCCAAGGCCTTCTCCAGTTGTACACAGGGCGAGCGATATCACTCCAACCACCGGGATTTTGATGAAGACACAGCCTCTGTGACATCAGACCGATCAGAAGAAGTATTTGACATGACAAAGGGTAACTTGTCCTTGTTGGAGAAGGCCATTGCACTAGAGTCAGAACGGGCCAAGGCAATGCGGGATAAAATGGCAGCTGAGGCTGCTAGGAGAGACGGGGTGAGGTATAACCATGAAGACCATGGTCCACGGCATGGCTACAGTGTTGAGCGTAAAGCCCGGCTTCCTGATGGTGTGAAGAAGCCTTTCTACCATAAAG ATGGTTCACGTGCAGACAAGAAGGAGAGTCGGTGTCCAACACCAGGCTGTGATGGTACAGGTCACGTGACGGGCCTGTACCCCCATCATCGGAGCCTGTCTGGCTGTCCACACAAAGACAGGGTGCCACCAGAAA TTGTGGCTATGTATGAGAATGTTCTTAAGTGTCCTACTCCTGGCTGCACGGGACGCGGTCATGTCAATAGCAACAGAAACTCACACAGAAG TCTGTCAGGATGTCCTATCGCTGCAGCTGAGAAACTGGCCAAAGCCCAGGAGAAGCACCAGAGCTGTGATGGCTCCAAGTCCAACCAGGCCTCTGACCGAGTCTTAAG GCCTATGTGCTTTGTCAAACAACTGGACTATCCACAATATGGTTACAAGAACAATATTTCCACCAGCACGCCCCGCTCCAACCTGGCCAAGGAGCTGGAGAAATACTCCAAGACGAGCTTTGACTACAGCGCCTTTGATAGCAGTAACAACCACCAAGTGTATGGGAAACGGGCCATCGCACCCAAAGTTCACGGACAAAGAGACACCTCCCCCAAAGGATATGATG CCAAACGTTACTGCAAGAACTCCAGCTCagccagcagcaccaccagcacctaCGCTcccagcagtagcagcagcagcctgagctgtggaggtggaggggggggcgcgggaggaggcagagggggcGGGGGCAGCAGTGCCAGCAGCACCTGTAGCAAGAGCAGCTTTGACTATAGTCATGACATGGAGGCAGCCCACATGGCAGCCACAGCCATCCTCAATCTGTCCACCCGCTGCCGGGAAATGCCCCACGGCATGGGGGGGAAACCCCAGGACCTGTGCTCGCAG AGTCCTGGTCTAGATGTTGATGAGAATGGTACACTGGACCTGAGTATGAGCAAGCGTCTGTGCAGCGGTGGCAGTGGTGGAGGGGACTCTGTGCTCACCCCTCTAGAACCCATGTCACCCCAGAGGCAAGCTGCCCTGCTGGGCTCCCGCTGCTATGGCATGGGAGACACCGCTGACTGCTGGGACCTGCCTGTAGACTACACCAAGATCAAACACATAGATGAGGACGAGAAAGAG CCAGATGATCTGGATCCCTTCCATGACCTACTCGAGGACAGCTCCTACACCACAGATGTTAACATGCCCAGCCCCAAGGCCAAGTATGTCCAGTGCAAAGAGAGTAAGAAGGACCTGATAAC ATGTCCCACACCGGGGTGTGATGGAAGTGGTCACTTGACGAGCAATTTCGCCTCACATCGAAG TCTCTCAGGTTGTCCTTTAGCTGATAAAAGCATTCGAAGTATGCTGGCCAACAATGCACAAGAGCTCAA GTGCCCGACACCAGGGTGCGATGGTTCGGGACATATCACTGGCAACTACGCCTCACACAGAAG TCTCTCAGGGTGTCCACGGGCCAGGAAAAGTGGGATAAAGATCATCCACAGTAAAGAGAACAAGGAGGACCAGGAGCCTATCAG GTGTCCGGTCCCAGGTTGTGATGGTCAGGGACATGTGACAGGGAAGTATGCATCCCACAGAAGTGCATCAGGATGCCCCATAGCAGCCAAGAGACAAAAAGATGGCTACCTGAATGGCATCCAGTTCACATGGAAGTCTGGCAAGACAGAGGGCATGTCATGCCCCACACCAGGCTGTGACGGCTCGGGTCATGTCAGCGGCAGCTTCCTGACACATCGCAG TCTGTCGGGTTGTCCACGTGCAACCTCTGCCATGAGGAAAGCCAGGCTCTCTGGAGTGGAAATGCTAACAATAAAGCAGCAACGTGCCAGCAATG GACTGGAGCATGAAGAGGACATAAAACAGCTGGATGAAGAAATCAAAGATTTAAGTGAATCTAATTCACAAGTGGAAGCAGACATGATCAAACTTAGAACACAG ATTACAACAATGGAGTCCAACCTGAAGTCCatagaggaggaaaacaaggtGATTGAACAGCAAAATGAATATCTCCTGCATGAGCTGGCCAACCTCAGCCAGTCACTGATTAACAGTTTAGCTTATGCCCAGCTCCCTCATATG AAACCACTGGCACACAAAGAGCCTCCACTTAGGAATAACAGCTGCTTACAGTTGCACCAGCAA GAGCCAATAAGCGAGCAGAACTTTGGTACCTATGTGACCACTCTAACAGATATATACACAAACCAAGACCAGTACCAGAGCCCAGAAAACAAAGCCCTGTTGGAGAACATCAAGCAAGCTGTTCAAGGGATCCAAGTGTAG
- the myt1lb gene encoding myelin transcription factor 1-like protein isoform X6: MDNSTMEECYETDGTEEMDDREEEEEDGAVEEEEEEGEVEEEEEEMEGYMDYNIDQVEHEEGEVERGDGEGEEEEEEDEVEVEQEEAEEGDEERVEEAEEEGEAIAEVDYEEGEEEEAEQSQGQEDDQMSSREGAEGDGGGGGSNTTTGPVMEKDDNNNDEYENYDELVAKSLLNLGKIAEDAANQAMTESEMNSNSSNSAEEEDEEEEDDDDDDDDDDDDDDDDDDDDEEEEEDEDEEEEEEGEGDETQRGDLSLDVDSDVVRETVDSLKLLAQGHGAVLAHNLEEQEFEDGTAENGNENDCAHHGGNSHNVGNGQVKISSNGQIENSDEEVCLSSLECLRNQCFDLARKLSETKSADRNGTTQQNHFSCVDSNQQPQHHTYGDFHHSQDQSRTLDRNYSDMDNLMKLEEQLSPRSKAFSSCTQGERYHSNHRDFDEDTASVTSDRSEEVFDMTKGNLSLLEKAIALESERAKAMRDKMAAEAARRDGVRYNHEDHGPRHGYSVERKARLPDGVKKPFYHKDGSRADKKESRCPTPGCDGTGHVTGLYPHHRSLSGCPHKDRVPPEIVAMYENVLKCPTPGCTGRGHVNSNRNSHRSLSGCPIAAAEKLAKAQEKHQSCDGSKSNQASDRVLRPMCFVKQLDYPQYGYKNNISTSTPRSNLAKELEKYSKTSFDYSAFDSSNNHQVYGKRAIAPKVHGQRDTSPKGYDAKRYCKNSSSASSTTSTYAPSSSSSSLSCGGGGGGAGGGRGGGGSSASSTCSKSSFDYSHDMEAAHMAATAILNLSTRCREMPHGMGGKPQDLCSQSPGLDVDENGTLDLSMSKRLCSGGSGGGDSVLTPLEPMSPQRQAALLGSRCYGMGDTADCWDLPVDYTKIKHIDEDEKEPDDLDPFHDLLEDSSYTTDVNMPSPKAKYVQCKESKKDLITCPTPGCDGSGHLTSNFASHRSLSGCPLADKSIRSMLANNAQELKCPTPGCDGSGHITGNYASHRSLSGCPRARKSGIKIIHSKENKEDQEPIRCPVPGCDGQGHVTGKYASHRSASGCPIAAKRQKDGYLNGIQFTWKSGKTEGMSCPTPGCDGSGHVSGSFLTHRSLSGCPRATSAMRKARLSGVEMLTIKQQRASNGLEHEEDIKQLDEEIKDLSESNSQVEADMIKLRTQITTMESNLKSIEEENKVIEQQNEYLLHELANLSQSLINSLAYAQLPHMKPLAHKEPPLRNNSCLQLHQQEPISEQNFGTYVTTLTDIYTNQDQYQSPENKALLENIKQAVQGIQV, from the exons ATGGACAACTCCACCATGGAGGAATGCTATGAGACAGATGGAACTGAGGAGAtggatgacagagaggaagaagaggaggatggagcagtagaggaagaggaggaagagggagaagtggaggaggaagaagaggagatggaaGGCTACATGGACTACAACATAGATCAAGTGGAGCATGAAGAAGGGGAGGTagagagaggggatggagagggtgaagaagaggaggaagaagatgaggtggaggtggagcaaGAAGAGGCggaagagggagatgaagagagggtggaggaggcagaggaagagggggaagcAATAGCAGAGGTGGACtatgaagagggagaggaagaggaagcagaacaGAGTCAAGGGCAAG AGGACGATCAGATGAGCAGCCGTGAGGGGGCTGAGGGcgatggtggaggtggtggcagCAATACCACAACTGGCCCTGTGATGGAGAAGGATGACAACAATAACGATGAGTATGAGAACTACGATGAACTTGTGGCCAAGTCCCTCCTGAACCTGGGTAAAATCGCAGAGGACGCTGCCAACCAAGCCATGACGGAATCTGAGATGAACAGTAACTCTTCCAACAgtgctgaggaggaagatgaggaggaggaggacgatgacgatgacgatgacgatgacgatgacgatgacgatgacgatgacgatgacgatgaagaggaggaagaagatgaagatgaggaggaggaagaagagggggaaGGGGATGAAACACAGAGGGGTGATCTGAGTTTGGACGTTGACAGTGATGTGGTTCGGGAGACGGTGGACTCCCTTAAACTGCTGGCACAAGGTCACGGTGCAGTATTGGCTCACAATTTAGAAGAACAGGAGTTTGAGGATGGTACAGCTGAAAATGGGAATGAGAATGACTGTGCTCAccatgggggaaattcacataATGTTGGTAATGGACAAGTTAAAATCTCCAGTAATGGACAAATAGAAAACAGCGATGAGGAAGTGTGTCTAAGCAGTCTGGAGTGTCTACGGAACCAGTGCTTCGACCTTGCTCGGAAACTAAGTGAAACAAAATCTGCTGACCGAAATGGAACAACCCAGCAAAATCATTTTTCATGCGTGGATTCCAATCAACAGCCCCAGCATCACACTTATGGGGATTTCCACCACAGCCAAGATCAAAGCCGAACGCTTGATCGGAACTATTCTGACATGGACAATCTCATGAAGCTAGAGGAACAGCTGAGCCCACGTTCCAAGGCCTTCTCCAGTTGTACACAGGGCGAGCGATATCACTCCAACCACCGGGATTTTGATGAAGACACAGCCTCTGTGACATCAGACCGATCAGAAGAAGTATTTGACATGACAAAGGGTAACTTGTCCTTGTTGGAGAAGGCCATTGCACTAGAGTCAGAACGGGCCAAGGCAATGCGGGATAAAATGGCAGCTGAGGCTGCTAGGAGAGACGGGGTGAGGTATAACCATGAAGACCATGGTCCACGGCATGGCTACAGTGTTGAGCGTAAAGCCCGGCTTCCTGATGGTGTGAAGAAGCCTTTCTACCATAAAG ATGGTTCACGTGCAGACAAGAAGGAGAGTCGGTGTCCAACACCAGGCTGTGATGGTACAGGTCACGTGACGGGCCTGTACCCCCATCATCGGAGCCTGTCTGGCTGTCCACACAAAGACAGGGTGCCACCAGAAA TTGTGGCTATGTATGAGAATGTTCTTAAGTGTCCTACTCCTGGCTGCACGGGACGCGGTCATGTCAATAGCAACAGAAACTCACACAGAAG TCTGTCAGGATGTCCTATCGCTGCAGCTGAGAAACTGGCCAAAGCCCAGGAGAAGCACCAGAGCTGTGATGGCTCCAAGTCCAACCAGGCCTCTGACCGAGTCTTAAG GCCTATGTGCTTTGTCAAACAACTGGACTATCCACAATATGGTTACAAGAACAATATTTCCACCAGCACGCCCCGCTCCAACCTGGCCAAGGAGCTGGAGAAATACTCCAAGACGAGCTTTGACTACAGCGCCTTTGATAGCAGTAACAACCACCAAGTGTATGGGAAACGGGCCATCGCACCCAAAGTTCACGGACAAAGAGACACCTCCCCCAAAGGATATGATG CCAAACGTTACTGCAAGAACTCCAGCTCagccagcagcaccaccagcacctaCGCTcccagcagtagcagcagcagcctgagctgtggaggtggaggggggggcgcgggaggaggcagagggggcGGGGGCAGCAGTGCCAGCAGCACCTGTAGCAAGAGCAGCTTTGACTATAGTCATGACATGGAGGCAGCCCACATGGCAGCCACAGCCATCCTCAATCTGTCCACCCGCTGCCGGGAAATGCCCCACGGCATGGGGGGGAAACCCCAGGACCTGTGCTCGCAG AGTCCTGGTCTAGATGTTGATGAGAATGGTACACTGGACCTGAGTATGAGCAAGCGTCTGTGCAGCGGTGGCAGTGGTGGAGGGGACTCTGTGCTCACCCCTCTAGAACCCATGTCACCCCAGAGGCAAGCTGCCCTGCTGGGCTCCCGCTGCTATGGCATGGGAGACACCGCTGACTGCTGGGACCTGCCTGTAGACTACACCAAGATCAAACACATAGATGAGGACGAGAAAGAG CCAGATGATCTGGATCCCTTCCATGACCTACTCGAGGACAGCTCCTACACCACAGATGTTAACATGCCCAGCCCCAAGGCCAAGTATGTCCAGTGCAAAGAGAGTAAGAAGGACCTGATAAC ATGTCCCACACCGGGGTGTGATGGAAGTGGTCACTTGACGAGCAATTTCGCCTCACATCGAAG TCTCTCAGGTTGTCCTTTAGCTGATAAAAGCATTCGAAGTATGCTGGCCAACAATGCACAAGAGCTCAA GTGCCCGACACCAGGGTGCGATGGTTCGGGACATATCACTGGCAACTACGCCTCACACAGAAG TCTCTCAGGGTGTCCACGGGCCAGGAAAAGTGGGATAAAGATCATCCACAGTAAAGAGAACAAGGAGGACCAGGAGCCTATCAG GTGTCCGGTCCCAGGTTGTGATGGTCAGGGACATGTGACAGGGAAGTATGCATCCCACAGAAGTGCATCAGGATGCCCCATAGCAGCCAAGAGACAAAAAGATGGCTACCTGAATGGCATCCAGTTCACATGGAAGTCTGGCAAGACAGAGGGCATGTCATGCCCCACACCAGGCTGTGACGGCTCGGGTCATGTCAGCGGCAGCTTCCTGACACATCGCAG TCTGTCGGGTTGTCCACGTGCAACCTCTGCCATGAGGAAAGCCAGGCTCTCTGGAGTGGAAATGCTAACAATAAAGCAGCAACGTGCCAGCAATG GACTGGAGCATGAAGAGGACATAAAACAGCTGGATGAAGAAATCAAAGATTTAAGTGAATCTAATTCACAAGTGGAAGCAGACATGATCAAACTTAGAACACAG ATTACAACAATGGAGTCCAACCTGAAGTCCatagaggaggaaaacaaggtGATTGAACAGCAAAATGAATATCTCCTGCATGAGCTGGCCAACCTCAGCCAGTCACTGATTAACAGTTTAGCTTATGCCCAGCTCCCTCATATG AAACCACTGGCACACAAAGAGCCTCCACTTAGGAATAACAGCTGCTTACAGTTGCACCAGCAA GAGCCAATAAGCGAGCAGAACTTTGGTACCTATGTGACCACTCTAACAGATATATACACAAACCAAGACCAGTACCAGAGCCCAGAAAACAAAGCCCTGTTGGAGAACATCAAGCAAGCTGTTCAAGGGATCCAAGTGTAG
- the myt1lb gene encoding myelin transcription factor 1-like protein isoform X9, translating into MEVDADDKRHRTRSKVPVDPALTKLFSVYGCPLAKKRKSLNRQILETSPKRSTYLDDMDNSTMEECYETDGTEEMDDREEEEEDGAVEEEEEEGEVEEEEEEMEGYMDYNIDQVEHEEGEVERGDGEGEEEEEEDEVEVEQEEAEEGDEERVEEAEEEGEAIAEVDYEEGEEEEAEQSQGQEDDQMSSREGAEGDGGGGGSNTTTGPVMEKDDNNNDEYENYDELVAKSLLNLGKIAEDAANQAMTESEMNSNSSNSAEEEDEEEEDDDDDDDDDDDDDDDDDDDDEEEEEDEDEEEEEEGEGDETQRGDLSLDVDSDVVRETVDSLKLLAQGHGAVLAHNLEEQEFEDGTAENGNENDCAHHGGNSHNVGNGQVKISSNGQIENSDEEVCLSSLECLRNQCFDLARKLSETKSADRNGTTQQNHFSCVDSNQQPQHHTYGDFHHSQDQSRTLDRNYSDMDNLMKLEEQLSPRSKAFSSCTQGERYHSNHRDFDEDTASVTSDRSEEVFDMTKGNLSLLEKAIALESERAKAMRDKMAAEAARRDGVRYNHEDHGPRHGYSVERKARLPDGVKKPFYHKDGSRADKKESRCPTPGCDGTGHVTGLYPHHRSLSGCPHKDRVPPEIVAMYENVLKCPTPGCTGRGHVNSNRNSHRSLSGCPIAAAEKLAKAQEKHQSCDGSKSNQASDRVLRPMCFVKQLDYPQYGYKNNISTSTPRSNLAKELEKYSKTSFDYSAFDSSNNHQVYGKRAIAPKVHGQRDTSPKGYDAKRYCKNSSSASSTTSTYAPSSSSSSLSCGGGGGGAGGGRGGGGSSASSTCSKSSFDYSHDMEAAHMAATAILNLSTRCREMPHGMGGKPQDLCSQSPGLDVDENGTLDLSMSKRLCSGGSGGGDSVLTPLEPMSPQRQAALLGSRCYGMGDTADCWDLPVDYTKIKHIDEDEKEPDDLDPFHDLLEDSSYTTDVNMPSPKAKYVQCKESKKDLITCPTPGCDGSGHLTSNFASHRSLSGCPLADKSIRSMLANNAQELKCPTPGCDGSGHITGNYASHRRDFVPIRKASPLNVTV; encoded by the exons tgtgtacGGCTGCCCTCTTGCCAAGAAGAGAAAGAGTCTAAACAGACAAATCCTGGAAACCTCCCCTAAGAGAAGCACCTACCTAGATGACATGGACAACTCCACCATGGAGGAATGCTATGAGACAGATGGAACTGAGGAGAtggatgacagagaggaagaagaggaggatggagcagtagaggaagaggaggaagagggagaagtggaggaggaagaagaggagatggaaGGCTACATGGACTACAACATAGATCAAGTGGAGCATGAAGAAGGGGAGGTagagagaggggatggagagggtgaagaagaggaggaagaagatgaggtggaggtggagcaaGAAGAGGCggaagagggagatgaagagagggtggaggaggcagaggaagagggggaagcAATAGCAGAGGTGGACtatgaagagggagaggaagaggaagcagaacaGAGTCAAGGGCAAG AGGACGATCAGATGAGCAGCCGTGAGGGGGCTGAGGGcgatggtggaggtggtggcagCAATACCACAACTGGCCCTGTGATGGAGAAGGATGACAACAATAACGATGAGTATGAGAACTACGATGAACTTGTGGCCAAGTCCCTCCTGAACCTGGGTAAAATCGCAGAGGACGCTGCCAACCAAGCCATGACGGAATCTGAGATGAACAGTAACTCTTCCAACAgtgctgaggaggaagatgaggaggaggaggacgatgacgatgacgatgacgatgacgatgacgatgacgatgacgatgacgatgacgatgaagaggaggaagaagatgaagatgaggaggaggaagaagagggggaaGGGGATGAAACACAGAGGGGTGATCTGAGTTTGGACGTTGACAGTGATGTGGTTCGGGAGACGGTGGACTCCCTTAAACTGCTGGCACAAGGTCACGGTGCAGTATTGGCTCACAATTTAGAAGAACAGGAGTTTGAGGATGGTACAGCTGAAAATGGGAATGAGAATGACTGTGCTCAccatgggggaaattcacataATGTTGGTAATGGACAAGTTAAAATCTCCAGTAATGGACAAATAGAAAACAGCGATGAGGAAGTGTGTCTAAGCAGTCTGGAGTGTCTACGGAACCAGTGCTTCGACCTTGCTCGGAAACTAAGTGAAACAAAATCTGCTGACCGAAATGGAACAACCCAGCAAAATCATTTTTCATGCGTGGATTCCAATCAACAGCCCCAGCATCACACTTATGGGGATTTCCACCACAGCCAAGATCAAAGCCGAACGCTTGATCGGAACTATTCTGACATGGACAATCTCATGAAGCTAGAGGAACAGCTGAGCCCACGTTCCAAGGCCTTCTCCAGTTGTACACAGGGCGAGCGATATCACTCCAACCACCGGGATTTTGATGAAGACACAGCCTCTGTGACATCAGACCGATCAGAAGAAGTATTTGACATGACAAAGGGTAACTTGTCCTTGTTGGAGAAGGCCATTGCACTAGAGTCAGAACGGGCCAAGGCAATGCGGGATAAAATGGCAGCTGAGGCTGCTAGGAGAGACGGGGTGAGGTATAACCATGAAGACCATGGTCCACGGCATGGCTACAGTGTTGAGCGTAAAGCCCGGCTTCCTGATGGTGTGAAGAAGCCTTTCTACCATAAAG ATGGTTCACGTGCAGACAAGAAGGAGAGTCGGTGTCCAACACCAGGCTGTGATGGTACAGGTCACGTGACGGGCCTGTACCCCCATCATCGGAGCCTGTCTGGCTGTCCACACAAAGACAGGGTGCCACCAGAAA TTGTGGCTATGTATGAGAATGTTCTTAAGTGTCCTACTCCTGGCTGCACGGGACGCGGTCATGTCAATAGCAACAGAAACTCACACAGAAG TCTGTCAGGATGTCCTATCGCTGCAGCTGAGAAACTGGCCAAAGCCCAGGAGAAGCACCAGAGCTGTGATGGCTCCAAGTCCAACCAGGCCTCTGACCGAGTCTTAAG GCCTATGTGCTTTGTCAAACAACTGGACTATCCACAATATGGTTACAAGAACAATATTTCCACCAGCACGCCCCGCTCCAACCTGGCCAAGGAGCTGGAGAAATACTCCAAGACGAGCTTTGACTACAGCGCCTTTGATAGCAGTAACAACCACCAAGTGTATGGGAAACGGGCCATCGCACCCAAAGTTCACGGACAAAGAGACACCTCCCCCAAAGGATATGATG CCAAACGTTACTGCAAGAACTCCAGCTCagccagcagcaccaccagcacctaCGCTcccagcagtagcagcagcagcctgagctgtggaggtggaggggggggcgcgggaggaggcagagggggcGGGGGCAGCAGTGCCAGCAGCACCTGTAGCAAGAGCAGCTTTGACTATAGTCATGACATGGAGGCAGCCCACATGGCAGCCACAGCCATCCTCAATCTGTCCACCCGCTGCCGGGAAATGCCCCACGGCATGGGGGGGAAACCCCAGGACCTGTGCTCGCAG AGTCCTGGTCTAGATGTTGATGAGAATGGTACACTGGACCTGAGTATGAGCAAGCGTCTGTGCAGCGGTGGCAGTGGTGGAGGGGACTCTGTGCTCACCCCTCTAGAACCCATGTCACCCCAGAGGCAAGCTGCCCTGCTGGGCTCCCGCTGCTATGGCATGGGAGACACCGCTGACTGCTGGGACCTGCCTGTAGACTACACCAAGATCAAACACATAGATGAGGACGAGAAAGAG CCAGATGATCTGGATCCCTTCCATGACCTACTCGAGGACAGCTCCTACACCACAGATGTTAACATGCCCAGCCCCAAGGCCAAGTATGTCCAGTGCAAAGAGAGTAAGAAGGACCTGATAAC ATGTCCCACACCGGGGTGTGATGGAAGTGGTCACTTGACGAGCAATTTCGCCTCACATCGAAG TCTCTCAGGTTGTCCTTTAGCTGATAAAAGCATTCGAAGTATGCTGGCCAACAATGCACAAGAGCTCAA GTGCCCGACACCAGGGTGCGATGGTTCGGGACATATCACTGGCAACTACGCCTCACACAGAAG GGactttgtccccataaggaaggcgagtcccctCAATGTGACTGTTTAA